The Salmo salar chromosome ssa04, Ssal_v3.1, whole genome shotgun sequence genomic sequence ATATCAGCTATATTCTTTATTATGAAAGCCACCAGAATCCAATAAACGTTTAAATAAAACCATGTTGTCATTTGTTGGCTGTCAAAAAAAAGAAAATTGGACTATTATCAAATCACAACCCTTCGCAAAAAATCTGATTTATTAAAACATTAATACATCCAAAAATCTCATACAGTACTTACATCTCTCAAAGGGAGTATAAAAGAATAAAAACGTGAACATTCACAGCTCAGTATTCAGTCACAGCTCAGTGGGATGTGTTTGTCCTTTGAGTGAATGTTCACCAGACTCAACTCAGCGCTCATTGAGAGAGAACCCCCGTCAGTTGAGTTACCTCGGAGAGAAACTGGATTTTTAGGAGTACTTCTGAAAAATAAGACAACCAAATCATATCAGGTAAGGCATTTTAAAGACACCTATAACAAGTAGGAATGCATCAAAATGAGGCATCAGTTTTCCATCACATTATCTGGCCCTGCCCTCCCCCTTTTGAGTCCCAGAGAGGTCTGTGATAGTGGCCAGACACCCACCTCCATGATGGAGTAGATCCAGTTGAGTTGCTGCTCTACGCTGCAGTAGACCCCAGGGTTCCCCGGGCGGGCACAGCCCACCCCCCAGCTCACCACCCCCACCAGCTGCCAACTCTTGGATAGGAACACCAGTGGACCCCCACTGTCACcctgggagagaaagagggagtgagagcaaaataaattacattttaagACAAATGCAAAGTATGACTGCATTGGTAGCATGATAGTCTAGCAAACTAAAAGCAGCCATTTTGTAGGCGTGTGTGTTGGTGGAGGAGCTCTACCTGGCACGCGTCCACTTTGCCCTCCATGTTCCCTGCGCACAGCATTCTGGGAGTGAGTGAGGGGCCGTAGATGGAGGGGCGGGAGCACACCTTCCTGTCAATCAGAGACACAGTGGCACTCTGCAGAATTGAGGAAATTCTACCTGGGAAAGAGGAAAACctcgtcagttgtacaactgaatgcattcaacagaAATgcatcttccacatttaacccaacccctctgaatcagaggttcGGGGAgcagttaactgccttgctcaagggcaaaatGGCAGATTCtttccaccttgccggctcagggattcaaacaagGAACAtgtcggttactgtcccaaccaACTGCTAGGCTAAGTGCCGCTCAGGAGATAACAGGTAGCCTCTTACACTAAGAACACAACAGAGACAATGGCCGGACATGGAAGTGTGCACTTGTATACGCTCTGCCATTGTCAGGGCTTTGGTCTACAATacggtggtaggtagcctagtggttaagagcgttgggccagtaaccgaaaggttgctggttaaaATCTCCAAGCTGACGATGTGCCCTCGAGCAACACTAGTtcttcctgtaagtcgctctggataagagtcttaAATGTAAATATCTCATATATATATGCTTTACATAGATTGGATGTATGATTAAGCTTGGTTATAGGCCTGCCTGCTGCCCTGTACAGATAGCCCTGTCCAGTCTCACCTTTCTCCTGCTGGAAGCCCCAGCCAGTCACCACCAAGGAGTCCCCTGCCTTCAGAGGCAGGCTGTGGGGTGGCAGGCACACTGGGCGGAGGGTGTCTGGAGAGAGTCAAgacacattttttaaaattataaacctggtggtttgagccctgaatgctgattgtctgaaagctgtggtatatcagaccgtataccacgggtatgacaaaacatttattgtcACTGTTCTAATATATTCTTCAGTGACAGAAATACAGTCCTGGCAGTTCAACTTCATAACACTAGAGGACAGTATGGGAAGGTAACCCCCATCATGCTGACCAATGAAGGTTATAGGCTACTGTAAAGGACTTGGACGGTTGAGTAACTGCTGGAGAGGTGTCCAGTACCTCCGGTAGTGACAGGCCTGGTGAGCTTCAGCATGGCGATGTCATAGTCGTGAGTGAAACCATTGTAATCTTTATTGATTATGATGGCTGCTACAGAAATCCCCCCAGTAGACATCAGGTGGGTCCTACCCAGCACCACTTGCCAGAGGTTCAGATCCTTCCCgtcactgggtgtgtgtgtgaaagaaaaaGTCAGCATTTGTTTTGCATATGCAAAATTAAACAAATGTTATGACAGCAAAGAGCGTAATAAAGCAAAACACAATTTTGAGTGCGTGTGCTGACCGGCTGAAGCAGTGTGCAGCGGTGATAAGCCAGGTGAGGGAGACCAGGGAGCCTCCACAGACGTGCTGCTTGTCTTTCTGCAGGCTGGCCTGCCACGGCCACTCCTCTATGGTGGTGTCAGAACCTCCCACCACCCGGTCTTGCCCCACAGCATCcccacagtctggagggacacgcATGGGATGACAAGCAATATGGTAAGCACTTCCAACTTAATACAAAAATCCAACCATTTTTCTCAGGGGGCACCATGAAGTATCTATAGGGTAGTGGCAAAAGTGTGTAAATGGGTGGTGCTCATTTTAAATATTTACCTGAGCAGGATAGAGCTATCACAGAGCCTGAGATGCAGGTTTgtctgagaaacagagaggataGTCAGTTCCTCACAGCTAAACAGTCAGATGGCTGGACAGCATCCAGTAGAACACCTACCTGCTGATGAGAACAGTGTGAAGGAGACCCTCAGTTCTTACTGCACTGAAGGACTCTCCCAGTGAGTGGTGTAGGCTGGTGATATCCAGTCTATCGCTTTTAGGGTTCCTGGTGTAGATGACAAACAGTAGCCAGATATATACAGGAGATGCATAAGACTATGTATCTGACTGAATAGAAGAGTGCGGAGCTGTCATCTTACAATGTGTATCCGAGATGCTGACAGGCACTGCGGGTGTCGCTCAATCCCCAGTCGTCTGCACACACAGTGCTCCACCCAGCCTCCACCCTGAACACCTGTAGCACCATGCTCTCACCCACCAACCgcactacagagagagacaaggatgATGAGTTAAAAGGGCACTcggcagttaaaaaaaaaaaaaaaaaaaaaaagagttgcGTTTTCCCCGCCCCGCTAGTGTTTCTGCAGACTTGTAGTATTTACAAGTTCACTGTTAATTTACAGTCGTTTTATTACCTTTGACATATAAGTGAaggctttctccttgaggaaacctatTGGAGAATACTATAAGagcacattttccataacctgtaggtagaaCTGGTGTCTGAATGGATAATTCAGAGCTTCTGCTTTTTCCTATAAACTGTATGGAACACAATATGGTCTGTACTTAACGTGCAGGGTTCTCACTTATGGTGGTACAAACTGACATGGAGGAAGGGAATGGGCAGGGTACACACAAATTAATGTAGtattttgcagacattactgtagtatttactacagtgtttgtggataatactgtagtatttactataataTTCTACATAAAATGGCTTAACTTAACCCACAACAGTTAAACTAAGCACGAGGCATTGATCAtttatattcttcaacaatcaatgggTACAAATCATTAATTtctaagtccaaaaatgtatgtagcaactgaAGATTTCCCCTTTAAGAGAAAGAAGAATCAGAGAGTGGTATGGTAAGATGAGACGATGATGGTGCTGGTGGTCTTGCCTGGGAAGGTGGCGTTGGCCGGCTTGCTGGACACACAGGTGAGCTCGTCCTTTCCACCAGCACAGTCTGCTTTCCCGTCACACACCATCGTCACAGGGATGAACTTCAATGACTGGGAGCAGAAGAATAACTTGCTGTTGACAAGACACCAGACTGGGGAAGACGAGAGTGGAGGATATAGGATGGAGAGGGGTACAGAGGATGAAGGAGGAAAAGACAATCCGAAGGTTGACAGTGGTGCAACTCTACGATACAGGCTACATTACAACAGGAATATTATTTAGAGAAACTCCAGGCTTTAAAATGGTAGTTGAAGTTGAGACATGAGATGGAGAGACATACTGAAGTAAGCCCCCACTGCCAATATCCCAAGTGTGACCAGTACACAACACACAGTGATCAGGGTCATCTTCTTCCTAGCCCCCTGGTCCCTCCGGGCCACCGTAACCTGCCTCTTCTGGTGTTGAGGCATGATCAGAGCTGTCGGTGTGAGGACAGTTAAGTCAGATGTGAGTTGTGTTAAAAATACATTCCTCTCCCATTTTGGCAGTAATAATAAAGGCTACAGTAAGATGTGGTACTCCAGGTGATATACAGCAATCTGTTTTAACTCACCTTGAGACAGATCTAGATGTGTGGGCTTGTGTTTGGTGCTCCGAACAGCAGTATGTGTGATATctaaggggggtgggggggtgaagAGATCAACAAAAGGAACTGCATCTGAACCTCAAACATTTGTGCAAATCTAAATTTATCATGATATACACTTGTCGAGCAAAAGGTACAGTTAGTATGTCCCTGTCTCATATCTTACCAGTGTGCCCACCAGGCTGTCCTGTCTATCAGCTACTCTCCAGAAAAGTCAGGTAAGGCTTCTGCCAAGCTCTAGAAACAGCCATCAAACAGACAGATGCAACAATGCCATAACTCTCACAAGCACTTCTTGTGCCCTAATAACCAATCAGCAGGTGGGGTGGGATCTTTGCTAATTAAGCTAATTGGTTTGGTGTGAGGAGGTGATGTGATTAGGGGAATCAGGCGGTTTTGGCCCTGGCTGGGATAATACCAGAGACGGAAGAGGAAGCTAGAGACGTCTCACTCGCTCCTTTTTTCTGGTTCATATACAGTTAATGAACTGCTAAgaagaccagacccagctgctaaaTCATTGGTGCCTATGGGAGAGCCACCCCTTAATTAAGCAGACTGGAACTGTGACTGTTTTTTTCTACGGTAAACAGCCTTCATTTATGCTCAGCACTACCTGTGATCCTTGGGAAGTCCCTACCCTATACTTAACCcctactctaaccttaacccttacattAACCATTTTCAATGTCAACTTAATGGGGTGACATCAGAGGTGGGACATCCCAAGCATTAGACTTTTCCCTTGTCCACCATCTTTGATGATACTACAGGCCCAgcgctgtctgtctatctatcacaTTGTTGTCAAAAGATATTATTGATCTCTACTGTCATGATTCTAGATATCCCATATGAGTAAACTACTGTACATTTTATTGACTGATCTATGTGAGTGCATCACCAACTGTAAATTATCTGGTTTCTGACAAACAGACAGCACAGTCGTGTCCaagagttttgagaatgacacaaatattaatttccacaaagtttgctgcttcagtgtctttagatatttttgtcagatgttactatggaatactgaagtacaattacaagcatttcataagtgtcaaaggcttttattgacaattacatgaagtccatgcgaagagtcaatatttgcagtgttgacccttctttttcaagacctctgcaatctgccctggcatgctgtcaattaacttctggaccacatcctgactgatggcagcccattcttgcataataaatgcttggagtttgtcaaaatttgttgatttt encodes the following:
- the tmprss4b gene encoding transmembrane protease serine 4b isoform X3 gives rise to the protein MVCDGKADCAGGKDELTCVSSKPANATFPVRLVGESMVLQVFRVEAGWSTVCADDWGLSDTRSACQHLGYTLNPKSDRLDITSLHHSLGESFSAVRTEGLLHTVLISRQTCISGSVIALSCSDCGDAVGQDRVVGGSDTTIEEWPWQASLQKDKQHVCGGSLVSLTWLITAAHCFSRDGKDLNLWQVVLGRTHLMSTGGISVAAIIINKDYNGFTHDYDIAMLKLTRPVTTGDTLRPVCLPPHSLPLKAGDSLVVTGWGFQQEKGRISSILQSATVSLIDRKVCSRPSIYGPSLTPRMLCAGNMEGKVDACQGDSGGPLVFLSKSWQLVGVVSWGVGCARPGNPGVYCSVEQQLNWIYSIMEKYS
- the tmprss4b gene encoding transmembrane protease serine 4b isoform X1 translates to MPQHQKRQVTVARRDQGARKKMTLITVCCVLVTLGILAVGAYFIWCLVNSKLFFCSQSLKFIPVTMVCDGKADCAGGKDELTCVSSKPANATFPVRLVGESMVLQVFRVEAGWSTVCADDWGLSDTRSACQHLGYTLNPKSDRLDITSLHHSLGESFSAVRTEGLLHTVLISRQTCISGSVIALSCSDCGDAVGQDRVVGGSDTTIEEWPWQASLQKDKQHVCGGSLVSLTWLITAAHCFSRDGKDLNLWQVVLGRTHLMSTGGISVAAIIINKDYNGFTHDYDIAMLKLTRPVTTGDTLRPVCLPPHSLPLKAGDSLVVTGWGFQQEKGRISSILQSATVSLIDRKVCSRPSIYGPSLTPRMLCAGNMEGKVDACQGDSGGPLVFLSKSWQLVGVVSWGVGCARPGNPGVYCSVEQQLNWIYSIMEKYS
- the tmprss4b gene encoding transmembrane protease serine 4b isoform X2, encoding MPQHQKRQVTVARRDQGARKKMTLITSLKFIPVTMVCDGKADCAGGKDELTCVSSKPANATFPVRLVGESMVLQVFRVEAGWSTVCADDWGLSDTRSACQHLGYTLNPKSDRLDITSLHHSLGESFSAVRTEGLLHTVLISRQTCISGSVIALSCSDCGDAVGQDRVVGGSDTTIEEWPWQASLQKDKQHVCGGSLVSLTWLITAAHCFSRDGKDLNLWQVVLGRTHLMSTGGISVAAIIINKDYNGFTHDYDIAMLKLTRPVTTGDTLRPVCLPPHSLPLKAGDSLVVTGWGFQQEKGRISSILQSATVSLIDRKVCSRPSIYGPSLTPRMLCAGNMEGKVDACQGDSGGPLVFLSKSWQLVGVVSWGVGCARPGNPGVYCSVEQQLNWIYSIMEKYS